The DNA sequence TGTGAAACATCTGTTCAATGAAAACACTGAAGATTATAACCGGGTCATTTCTCAATTGAATACCATCGATACCGAAGAACGCTCCATGTCTTTTATCGATAATATGGTGAAGCCCGAGTATAACGGTTGGGAAGGAAAAGAAGAGTATGAGAATCGTTTCAAGGCACTGATCGAGCGTAAGTTCGCATAGTGTGGCTTTCTTCTTACCTTTAGCAACGAACCAATATCATCTTGTTTATGCTTAAAAAGATTCTCTATTGGGCGTCAACCGGTATTTTGACGCTTATCATGCTTTTTTCTGCTTACAACTACTTCTTCAACCATCAAGCGATTGCTGACTTTTATGTGAACATGGGGTATCCCACCTACTTGATCTATCCTTTGGCAATTGCAAAAATCTTGGGGTTGGCCGTCATTTGGGGCAATTTTTCAAAGGCCCTAAAAGAATGGGCCTATGCGGGGTTTTTCTTCAATACGGTTCTGGCCTTTTTTGCCCACTATATGGTGAATGATGGGCAGCATATGGGAGCACTCATTGCTTTTGTGGCGGTAATGCTTTCTTATTTCACAGGAAAGGAAGTTAGGCCTTAACTTCACCCCATGGGAAAGTTATATTTGGTGCCCACGCCCATTGGCAATTTGGAAGACATGACCTTTCGGGCCATCAAGGTGCTCAAAGAGGTTGATTTGATTCTGGCGGAAGACACCCGCACCAGTGGGAAGCTCTTGCAGCATTATGAAATCTTGACCCCAATGCAGAGCCACCATATGCACAACGAGCATAAAACGGTAAACGCCTTGGTCGAACGTATGAAATCTGGGGAAATTTTTGCCCTTGTTTCAGATGCGGGCACCCCGGCCATTTCCGATCCGGGATTTTTATTGACAAGGGCCTGTATCGAAAACGATGTTGAGGTCGAATGCCTTCCTGGGGCCACGGCCTTTGTTCCGGCGTTGGTGAACAGTGGCCTGCCCAATGACCGATTTGTTTTTGAAGGTTTCCTTCCCATAAAAAAGGGTCGCCAGACACGGTTGATGGCCCTAAAGGAAGAGACCCGTACCATGGTGTTTTATGAGAGTCCGCATAAATTATTGAAGACCTTGACCCAGTTTACGGAGTATTTTGGAGAAAACAGACCAGCTTCGGTCTCTCGAGAACTCACCAAACTATATGAAGAAAACATCCGCGGAACGCTATCAGGGGTATTGCAACATTTCACAGAAAACCCGCCTAAGGGAGAACTGGTCATCGTGGTAGCTGGAAAGAAATGATGGAAAAACTGCTTTCAGATATCAGAAACTGCACGGTCTGCACTAAGCATCTGCCCTTGGGGCCACGCCCTATCGTTGCGGCAAATTCAAAAGCCAAAATCGCCATCATCGGCCAAGCACCTGGTAAGAAGGTGCACGAAACGGGCATACCATGGGACGACCCCAGCGGAAGGCAATTGCGAAAATGGCTGGGTGTCACTGATGAGGTGTTTTATGATGAGACCAAGATGGCACTTATACCCATGGGTTTCTGCTATCCCGGAAAAGGCAAATCAGGTGATTTGCCGCCCCGCACCGAATGTGCCCCACTCTGGCATGAACCACTATTAAAAAAAATGCCAAACCTGCAGATGATTATTTTGATTGGCCAGTATGCCCAAAATTATTATTTGGGGAACAAAATGGGCAAAAATTTGACCGAAACGGTGAGGAACTTCAAAGACTACTTGCCCGAATATTTTGTGTTACCGCATCCATCACCAAGAAACCGGTTTTGGTTAAGTAAAAATCCGTGGTTCGGAGAAGAAGTTTTGCCTAAATTGAACAACTTGGTCTCTAAGTTCATTTAAGTTGCCATTCTTCTGGTCACGGGAATGACAAAGAAGAAAAACCTAATTTCTAATAGCGAAGCGGTCTAGCGTCTAAAATCTAATACCTACTCCCATCATGTTTTCCTTTCTGCCAACCGTATTTGCCCAGATATTGCTCGGCGCTTTCTACGGCACCATCTTCGATCGAGGTACCCATTGAGTCATTCCAGCGATTGAGGTACCCAAATAGCGAGATGACCCCCAACATTTCAACAATTTCACCATCATTCCAATATTTATGAAGTTGTCTTTTGATTGTGGCATTCACGGTATTGGGTACCTGTGAGGCGGCCAACGCAAAATCCAAAGCGGCGCGTTCTGCATCAGAAAAGGCCTCGTGGGTGCGGTATTCCCAAATATTGTCTAATTGTTCTTGTTTGGCACCATAGCGCTCAGCGGCTCTAATGGCATGGGCTTGGCAATAACGGCAACCCGTGGCATTGCTGCTCACCCAGGCTATCATGCGTTTTAGGGCCGAGGTAACACGCCCTTCATTGGCCATGACGGCCTTGTTCAAATTAATGAAGGCCTTTGAAATAGCCGGTCGGTGCTGCATGGTCAATACCGAATTTGGGCAAAAACCCAAGGTCTCGTTAAAGAATTCGGCCAGTTCTTTGGTCTCTGGGTCGTGATTGGGGTCTAGTGGTTCTACAAGTGCCATCGGGGGTTGATTTTATTGTACTTTTGATTTTTACAAGAAACAAAATTTTATGGCAACAACAAATCATATTTCAACAAAGTGGTTGGGCAATATGGCCTTCGAGAGTAATAATCCATCGGGGTTAACCCTGAAAATAGATGCGAGTCCTGAAGATGGGGGTGATGGGGCTGGCCTTCGCCCGAAAGCTCTTATGTTATCTGGCTTGGCAGGGTGCTCTGGCCTAGATGTTGCCTCGCTGATAAAAAAGATGAAATTGGAAGTCGATGATTTCCATATTGAGACCATTGGTTCGCTTACCGATGAGCACCCAAGGTATTATGACAAGGTCAGTATCGAATACCATTTTTACGGTTCCAATCTCAATGAGGCCAAATTACAACGTGCCGTAGACCTGTCTTTAGAAAAGTATTGTGGCGTGATGGAGATGTTCAGACGGTTTGCCAAGATGGACATTGAAACGGTTTTTCATACAAGATAAGTTCAAGCACAAGCACAAGTCCCAAGTTCAAAATGAATGATAAAAGGTATGATTTAGAAGATAGGTTAGTCGATTTTGCTGCCGCCGTCACCCTTTTTAGCGAAAAGTTGCCCAATAATTTTACGGGCAATTACAACGGTAATCAAATGTTGCGTTCGTCAGGAAGTGCGGCCTTGAATTTTGGGGAAGCCCAAGGAACCATTACTGATAGGGATTATGCCCATAGAGCAGGAATCAGCCTTAGGGAACTAAAGGAAACAAGGGTGAACCTGAAGATTTTGTCAAAAATTGAATACGGCAATGTTAACAAACGTATGAGACTATTAGACGAGGTTGAGCAGCTGATAAAAATCATCGCGACCATTATCAAAAACAAGCTGTAGATGCACTTGATCCCTACACTTGAACTTAAACTTGGGCTTGACTCTTGAACTTCAATTATGCGCTGGACACTAAAACCAAAACCTGACCAAAAAGATATCGAGCGGCTTTCCAACGAACTGAAAGTCGACGGTTTGGTAGCACAATTGCTCCTGCAACGGGGAATAACCAATTACGAGGAGGCCAAAAATTTTTTTAGGCCGCAACTCACAGATTTACATGATCCTTTTTTGATGAAGGATATGGATATTGCCGTTGGCCGAATCGAAAAGGCAATCGCCAATAAGGAAAACATTTTGATATATGGTGATTATGACGTCGATGGTACCACTGCAGTGGCCCTGTTGTTTACCTATTTGGGCGAGTACTATGAGAATGTGGCAACATACATACCTGATCGTTATACTGAAGGCTATGGGGTTTCATTTGAGGGAATAGACTTTGCCGACGACAACGGTTTTTCATTGATCATCGCCTTGGATTGTGGCGTCAAGGCAATTCGGCAGATTGAATATGCCAAGAAAAAAGGAATAGATTTCGTCATCTGCGACCACCATAGGCCTGGTGAACAGCTCCCAGAAGCCGTTGCGGTCTTAGACCCCAAAAGGAGAGATTGCGATTACCCCTATAAAGAACTTTGTGGCTGCGGAATTGGGTTTAAATTAACCCAGGCCTTGGCTTTGAAAAGAGGACAGACCATTGATGATCTGGAGCCCTATCTCGATTTGGTCGCCACGGCGATAGGGGCCGATATTGTACCGATAACCGGTGAAAACAGGGTGTTGGCCCATTATGGCCTACAAGTGATCAACATTAATCCACGAACCGGATTTCGGGCCATCATTGACCAGATCAAAAAGAAAACCTTGACCATCACAGATGTGGTATTTATCATTGCCCCCCGAATCAATGCTGCGGGTCGTATGAAGCATGGCCAATACGCGGTTGACCTCCTCATAGAGACCGATTTGGACAAGGCCGTTGAATTTGCCAAGAAAATTGAACTGTTCAATCTTGACCGTAGGGGGCTAGATCAAGAAATTACCGAAGAGGCCTTGATCCAGATTCGCGATAATAAAGAAGAGGAATACTTCACCTCTGTGGTCTATGCCGAACATTGGCATAAGGGCGTTATCGGCATCGTGGCCTCGAGACTGACCGAGACATACTATCGCCCCACGCTGGTCTTTACCAAAAGCGGTGATAAGCTGGCAGCCTCGGCACGTTCAGTAAAAGGGTTTGATGTATATGAAGCCTTGGAAGGCTGTTCTGACCATATAGAGCAGTTCGGCGGACATAAGTACGCTGCGGGGCTCACGTTACTTGAAGAACAATACGAAACCTTCAAGAAACAATTTGAAAAAGTGGTCTCTGAGACCATAGACCCCATATTGTTGACCCCTGAAATTTCGGTTGACACCCAGATCGAATTGAAAGACATTACACCGAAATTAATGCGAATCATTCGCCAATTCGCTCCCTTCGGGCCTGGCAATATGACGCCTATTTTTATGGCCAAAGATGTTCAAGACACGGGCTATGGAAGAGGGGTGGGCGAAGATGAAAAGCATTTGAAGCTTTCATTGACCCAAAAAGGCTCAAGGCCTATTGGTACTATTGGGTTCAATTTGGGAAATAAACTAGATGTGGTAAAAAAGAAACATCGTTTTGATGTTGTATTTTCTTTGGATGAGAATGAATGGAACGGACAAGTGAGCCTGCAATTAAAACTAAGGGATATCAAATGAGAATAGAACATTTGGCCATTTGGGTAGCTGACCTTGAAGCCATGAAAGATTTCTATGAAATCCATTTCAATGCCAGGGCAGGAGAGCGGTATGAAAACCCAACGAAAAACTTCACCTCCTACTTTTTGGATTTTGGTACAGGTTCGAGACTTGAATTGATGCACAAACCGGAAATTCCTTTTTTGGTGAGTCAAGAAAGTGAACGTCTCGGACTGGTTCACTTTGCCATTTCAGTAGGGTCAAAAAGAAAAGTCGACACCCTGACCGAAAAACTCAGAGCTGATGGTTTCAGTATAGTAGGCGAACCTAGAACCACAGGCGATGGCTACTATGAAAGCGTAGTGCTCGACCCTGAGGGCAACCGAGTCGAGATTACTGAATAGCCTGCCACATACGTCCATATTCCAATACTTTTTTGATTGCATCAAATTGGTTTAGAAGCTTTTATGATATATGTCATAAATCCAGCCGCTTGTTGCCCGTACCTTAGTCTCTTATTTTAGGATTAAAAAATAATTTATGGATTCAATTACCAATACCAAGAGAAAAGTATACCGTTTTGGCCATCGACAGACCGATGGCGACCGAACCATGCGCAACCTTCTAGGCGGTAAGGGCGCCAATCTTGCTGAGATGAGCCGTTTGGGCATTCCCGTTCCGCCAGGGCTTACCATTACCACCGAGGTTTGTACTGAATACAACGCCATTGGAAAAGAGGCAACGGTCGAGTTGATAGCCGAAGAAGTACGTGAGGCCATTAAGCAGATAGAAGCTGAAATGGACACTGTTTTCGGCGAAGATAAGAATCCGTTGTTGTTGTCAGTGCGGTCGGGGGCAAGGGTTTCGATGCCCGGTATGATGGATACGGTATTGAACCTTGGCCTGAACGATGTTTCGGTATTGGGCGTTGCCAAAAAAACCAATAACGAGCGCTTCGCTTGGGATTCATACCGGCGCTTTGTACAGATGTATGGCAGCGTGGTCATGGGAATGAAACCTGAAAACAAAGAAGACGAAGATCCCTTCGAAGAACAGATCCACCAAACAAAAGAGGCACGGGGCATTTCTTTAGATACCGAATTCACCGTGGAAGACTTGAAAAATTTGGTCGTTGACTTCAAGAAATTAATCAAAGAAAGAACAGGGCAAGACTTTCCCACCGACCCATGGGAACAATTGTGGGGAGCCATAATGGCCGTTTTTGATAGTTGGAATGGAGACCGGGCCGTCTATTATCGCAAGATCAATGGTTACCCACCAGACTGGGGCACTGCGGTAAATGTACAGGCCATGGTATTCGGTAACATGGGTGAAAATTCGGCCACAGGTGTCTGTTTCACCAGAGATGCCGCCACAGGGGCCAATCAGTTCAATGGCGAGTACTTGATCAACGCACAAGGTGAAGATGTGGTGGCCGGTGTTCGTACCCCCCAACAAATCACATTGGAAGGTTCAAAACATTGGGCAGAATTGGCCAAACTTTCTGAAAAAGAAAGGGCAGCAAAATATCCATCCCTACAAGAGGTGATGCCCAAATTGTACCAAGAACTATTCCGATATCAAAACCAGTTGGAAATCCATTACCGTGATATGCAGGATATGGAATTTACCATTCAAGACGGCAAATTGTGGATTCTGCAAACACGAAACGGTAAGCGAACCGGTGCGGCCATGGTCAAAATTGCCGTAGATCTGCTTAAAGAAGGCATGATTGACGAAAAAGAAGCCTTATTGCAGATTCTACCTGAAAAATTAGATGAGTTGTTGCATCCTGTTTTTGATCCACGCGCTTTGAAACGTGCGAAAGTCATCGCCCAAGGATTACCGGCTTCACCAGGTGCCGCCACGGGGCAAATCGTCTTTTTTGCCGATGAGGCCAATAAGTTCAAGAACAGTATTTTGGTTCGAACCGAGACCTCGCCCGAAGATTTGGAAGGAATGGACCTTGCCAAAGGCATCTTGACCGCAAGGGGAGGTATGACCTCGCATGCGGCAGTGGTGGCCCGGGGCATGGGAAAATGCTGTGTTTCAGGGGCAGGAGCTTTGAAAATCAACTATAAAAAACGAACGATGACCGTTGATGGGCACGAATACCACGAAGGCGATTGGATTTCCCTCAACGGCACCACAGGAAATATCATCGATGGAAAAGTGGCCACCATGGAACCACTGCTCAGTGGTGAATTTGCCGAAATCATGACATTGGCCGACAAATATGCCACTATGAAAGTGCGTGCGAATGCCGATACCCCGAAAGATGCGAAGACTGCCCGCAATTTTGGGGCGCAGGGCATCGGATTGGCACGAACCGAGCACATGTTTTTTGAGGGCAATCGCATCATGACCATGCGGGAAATGATCTTGGCCGATACCATAAAGGGCAGAAAACTGGCTTTAGAGGCCTTGTTGCCCATGCAGCGAAATGACTTTGAAGGACTTTTCGAGGCCTTACACGGGCATCCCGTAACGATTCGATTGTTGGATCCACCATTGCACGAGTTTGTTCCCCATCAATTGGCTACACAAAAAGAATTGGCAGAAGACCTGCATATTTCATTGGCGGCCGTCAAGAACAAAGTCGCTGAATTGCACGAGTTCAACCCCATGTTGGGGCATAGGGGCTGTCGTTTGGGCATTACCTATCCTGAAATCACCGAGATGCAGACCCGTGCCATTATTGAGGCGGCCTTGAATGTAAAAGAAAAAGGTATTGAAGTAAAGCCCGAGATCATGGTCCCATTAGTGGGTACTTTGGAAGAATTTGAAAGCCAAGAAGAAGTGATCAAGCAAACGGCCGAGACCGTTTTTCAAGAATATGGTGACCGAGTCGACTATTTGATCGGCACCATGATAGAAGTGCCCCGTGCGGCTCTGATGGCAGATGCCATTGCGCAAAGGGCCGACTTCTTTTCTTTTGGCACCAACGACCTTACCCAGATGACCTTTGGCTATTCTCGTGATGACGCGGGCAAGTTTATGTCATATTATCTTGAAAAAGGTATTTTAAAAGCTGACCCATTTGAGGTCTTGGATCAAGAGGGTGTCGGTCAACTGGTGGCCTTGGGCGCTAAGAAGGGTCGAAGCACCAAACCTGATTTGAAAGTGGGCATCTGTGGCGAACATGGGGGCGAGCCTTCATCGGTCGAATTCTGCCATGACAACGGATTGGACTATGTGAGCTGCTCACCGTTCAGGGTTCCGATTGCAAGAGTTGCTGCAGCACAAGCAGCACTATAATAAATAGATTGCCTGATTTTGGGAACGCCGTAGAAAAGTTGATTTCAAAGGAAGCAAATCCGGAGATGACTTTTTAACGGCGTTCTTTCTATTCTATTTTTTTAAGCTTAAGTTGCGCGCCATCAAAAACGGCATAGGTGAAATGGTTGATCCAGTCACCTAGATTGACATAGGTCGACTTGCCATTGAGGTCAATTTCTAAGGGAAGGTGACGATGCCCAAACACAAAAAAGTCATAATGCTTCGTTTCCAATTTTCGCTTACAGTAATGTACGAGCCATTCTTTGTCTTCGCCCAAAAACTGTGCATCCGCTTCCCCTGAAATGATTTTGTTGTTGATGGAAAGGTGCTGTGCCAACCGAACCCCCATATCGGGATGCAGCCACCGAAAGAACCATTGTGCCACAGGGTTCGTAAACACTTTTTTCATTCGCTTGAAACCCTTGTCACCCGGACCAAGCCCATCGCCATGGCCTATCAGAAAAGAAGTGTTGTCTATCTTTAGTTCTTGGGGTTTGTGATATACGGGAATGTTCAGTTCTTCCTCAAAATAACCGTTCATCCAAAGGTCGTGGTTGCCAACAAAATAGGTGATGGAAATGCCTGAATCGGTCAATTCAGCTAGCTTTCCCAAAGTACGGGTAAAGCCTTTTGGCACTACTTTTTTGTACTCGAACCAAAAATCAAAGAGGTCGCCCATTAGATAAATGGCGGCTGCATCTTCTTTAATGCTATCCAACCAGGCCACAAATTTCTTTTCGCGCGGCAAGCTCTCTTTGGCCGTGGGCGCACCCAAGTGGTTGTCACTGGCGAAGTATGCTTTTTTGCCCTTTGGAAGAGTTATTGAATCCATTCAGAGGTTAAAAATACAAACTTAGGGTGTAGCAGTGGTGAAAAAGTCTTTCCAAACCACCGTCTTTCCTGTTTCGGCAGCATGTTTGGCGGCTTCCAAGATTTGTACGACAATCAAGTTGTTTTCAAGGGAGGAAACCCCAAAGGCATCCACAGGCAGATTTTTATTGACCACTTGGGCCAAGTAGGCAAAAGGATCGTGAACACCCATTGGTAGTGGGGAAGCAGTAATGTTCTTTGGTCCGTCTTTTTCATTTTCGAGTACCTCCATATCCTCTCCATTTTTACAGATGACATAGCCTGATTTGCCATAAACTTCCATATCCTTGCGATTGTGCGACCAGTTCCAGGAGGCCTGCAAGATGACCTGAACATCTTTATAATCTAAAATGATGGTGGCGTCATCTTCCACCTTCGGATACAGTTCAGGTTTATACTGTCTCGTGGTACAGGTCACTTTTTCTGGGGTTTGGCCTTCCAAAAACCATGTGGCCAAATTGGCACCATAGCAACCAAAATCGGTAAGGGCTCCACCGCCGTTCAAAACGGGATCTGTCAACCATTCCAAAAACTCTTCGTTGCAACCAATTTCAATTGGCCCGGGGTGACCGTGATGAAATACCATTCGTTGAATGGGGCCTATCTTTTCTTCCTTTTTTACCAAAGAGTAGGCTTTTTCATTTGAGCCGTACCATGAGGTTTCGTAATTGGTCAACAACTGCACCCCGTGCTCTTTGGCCAACCGGGCCATTTTTTGGGCATGCTCCCAATTAACGGCCAAAGGCTTTTCGACCATAACGTGAACCCCTTTTGGGGCAAAAAACTCGACCACTTCTAGATGCCCGTAAATGGAATTGAAGGCCAATACAGCTTCGGGTTTGACTTTTTCATAAAGCGCTGGCATTGAATCAAAGACCAAATCCATTGAATAGCCATGTTGCCTGCCATATCGCTCTGCCAGTTCTCGGTTGGGCTCTACTATGCCCACTATTTCAATGTCGCCCAGTTTTTCCCTGCCCAAGATCCAATGCACATGAGTATGCACTAAACCGATCACCGCCACTTTTAGCGGCTCTCCCTCATAATACGATGGGCTTTCTTGAGTATCCATAAGCTCATTTGTCTTGGGCACGTCTTTTTGTTTGCAACCCACGCTCATTATCAAAAGTAAAATCAGACCGATTGATTGAAAATGTTTTATCATATAGATGGTATTGATTGAAAAAAATGGTTCAACGTTTAAACCGACGGTTATTGCGAATGCGCATGATTACATAAATCGCAATGACCAATACGGCCAACAAGGGCAAAACGAGGTCACTGTTTAAATACGATAGAATGTCCATATAGCTATTTTTTAAGGTCTGAAAGAACCGCTTTCGTATTGGGCGACAGAGCCAATTGCCCTGACTGTTCGGCACGTTCAAGCAATAAATCATCCCAATGTTCGGTACCGAACCATAGGGCCTTCTTCATTTTTTCCAATGCTTCTGGATTATAAGCGGCCATTTTTTGTAGATAAAAATCGAGTTCTTTGTCCATTTCCTTTATAGATCCAAAGACTTTGGCATACAGACCCTTTTCTTTGGCCCAATAGGCATTTTTCCACTCTGTGGGATTCAAGGCCAGCTCTGCCAGTGCGGCTTTTCCAGCTTTTCTTTCCACGGCCGGGGCGATTACCAAAGGGGCGATCCCGATTGAGATCTCAGATAATTTTATGGAGGCCGCTTCAGTGGCGAACACATAGTCACAGGAAGCGGCAAGCCCTACACCACCGCCGACCGTTTTGCCCTGCACACGACCGATAACGGGTTTTTTGCATTTTCGCATGGCGTTGATGACCTGGGCAAAACCACTGAAAAAAGCCTTTCCTTCCTTTAAATTGGATATGGCCAGAAGCTCATCAAAAGATGCCCCGGCACAAAAGGCACGGTCACCTTCTGATTTTAAGAGTATGAGCGATACTTCTGAATTACTGGAAAGCGTATCAAATGCATCGGCCAAGCGCAGCAGCAATTCCGAGACAAACGAATTACTGGCCGGATGCCCAAATTCTACGATAGCTATACTGTTTTCAATTTTGGTGTAAAGACTTCCGTTG is a window from the Muricauda sp. SCSIO 65647 genome containing:
- a CDS encoding uracil-DNA glycosylase family protein; its protein translation is MEKLLSDIRNCTVCTKHLPLGPRPIVAANSKAKIAIIGQAPGKKVHETGIPWDDPSGRQLRKWLGVTDEVFYDETKMALIPMGFCYPGKGKSGDLPPRTECAPLWHEPLLKKMPNLQMIILIGQYAQNYYLGNKMGKNLTETVRNFKDYLPEYFVLPHPSPRNRFWLSKNPWFGEEVLPKLNNLVSKFI
- a CDS encoding VOC family protein, with the translated sequence MRIEHLAIWVADLEAMKDFYEIHFNARAGERYENPTKNFTSYFLDFGTGSRLELMHKPEIPFLVSQESERLGLVHFAISVGSKRKVDTLTEKLRADGFSIVGEPRTTGDGYYESVVLDPEGNRVEITE
- a CDS encoding enoyl-CoA hydratase/isomerase family protein yields the protein MGTDRPNGSLYTKIENSIAIVEFGHPASNSFVSELLLRLADAFDTLSSNSEVSLILLKSEGDRAFCAGASFDELLAISNLKEGKAFFSGFAQVINAMRKCKKPVIGRVQGKTVGGGVGLAASCDYVFATEAASIKLSEISIGIAPLVIAPAVERKAGKAALAELALNPTEWKNAYWAKEKGLYAKVFGSIKEMDKELDFYLQKMAAYNPEALEKMKKALWFGTEHWDDLLLERAEQSGQLALSPNTKAVLSDLKK
- the recJ gene encoding single-stranded-DNA-specific exonuclease RecJ; amino-acid sequence: MRWTLKPKPDQKDIERLSNELKVDGLVAQLLLQRGITNYEEAKNFFRPQLTDLHDPFLMKDMDIAVGRIEKAIANKENILIYGDYDVDGTTAVALLFTYLGEYYENVATYIPDRYTEGYGVSFEGIDFADDNGFSLIIALDCGVKAIRQIEYAKKKGIDFVICDHHRPGEQLPEAVAVLDPKRRDCDYPYKELCGCGIGFKLTQALALKRGQTIDDLEPYLDLVATAIGADIVPITGENRVLAHYGLQVININPRTGFRAIIDQIKKKTLTITDVVFIIAPRINAAGRMKHGQYAVDLLIETDLDKAVEFAKKIELFNLDRRGLDQEITEEALIQIRDNKEEEYFTSVVYAEHWHKGVIGIVASRLTETYYRPTLVFTKSGDKLAASARSVKGFDVYEALEGCSDHIEQFGGHKYAAGLTLLEEQYETFKKQFEKVVSETIDPILLTPEISVDTQIELKDITPKLMRIIRQFAPFGPGNMTPIFMAKDVQDTGYGRGVGEDEKHLKLSLTQKGSRPIGTIGFNLGNKLDVVKKKHRFDVVFSLDENEWNGQVSLQLKLRDIK
- the ppdK gene encoding pyruvate, phosphate dikinase translates to MDSITNTKRKVYRFGHRQTDGDRTMRNLLGGKGANLAEMSRLGIPVPPGLTITTEVCTEYNAIGKEATVELIAEEVREAIKQIEAEMDTVFGEDKNPLLLSVRSGARVSMPGMMDTVLNLGLNDVSVLGVAKKTNNERFAWDSYRRFVQMYGSVVMGMKPENKEDEDPFEEQIHQTKEARGISLDTEFTVEDLKNLVVDFKKLIKERTGQDFPTDPWEQLWGAIMAVFDSWNGDRAVYYRKINGYPPDWGTAVNVQAMVFGNMGENSATGVCFTRDAATGANQFNGEYLINAQGEDVVAGVRTPQQITLEGSKHWAELAKLSEKERAAKYPSLQEVMPKLYQELFRYQNQLEIHYRDMQDMEFTIQDGKLWILQTRNGKRTGAAMVKIAVDLLKEGMIDEKEALLQILPEKLDELLHPVFDPRALKRAKVIAQGLPASPGAATGQIVFFADEANKFKNSILVRTETSPEDLEGMDLAKGILTARGGMTSHAAVVARGMGKCCVSGAGALKINYKKRTMTVDGHEYHEGDWISLNGTTGNIIDGKVATMEPLLSGEFAEIMTLADKYATMKVRANADTPKDAKTARNFGAQGIGLARTEHMFFEGNRIMTMREMILADTIKGRKLALEALLPMQRNDFEGLFEALHGHPVTIRLLDPPLHEFVPHQLATQKELAEDLHISLAAVKNKVAELHEFNPMLGHRGCRLGITYPEITEMQTRAIIEAALNVKEKGIEVKPEIMVPLVGTLEEFESQEEVIKQTAETVFQEYGDRVDYLIGTMIEVPRAALMADAIAQRADFFSFGTNDLTQMTFGYSRDDAGKFMSYYLEKGILKADPFEVLDQEGVGQLVALGAKKGRSTKPDLKVGICGEHGGEPSSVEFCHDNGLDYVSCSPFRVPIARVAAAQAAL
- a CDS encoding UDP-2,3-diacylglucosamine diphosphatase translates to MDSITLPKGKKAYFASDNHLGAPTAKESLPREKKFVAWLDSIKEDAAAIYLMGDLFDFWFEYKKVVPKGFTRTLGKLAELTDSGISITYFVGNHDLWMNGYFEEELNIPVYHKPQELKIDNTSFLIGHGDGLGPGDKGFKRMKKVFTNPVAQWFFRWLHPDMGVRLAQHLSINNKIISGEADAQFLGEDKEWLVHYCKRKLETKHYDFFVFGHRHLPLEIDLNGKSTYVNLGDWINHFTYAVFDGAQLKLKKIE
- a CDS encoding four helix bundle protein gives rise to the protein MNDKRYDLEDRLVDFAAAVTLFSEKLPNNFTGNYNGNQMLRSSGSAALNFGEAQGTITDRDYAHRAGISLRELKETRVNLKILSKIEYGNVNKRMRLLDEVEQLIKIIATIIKNKL
- a CDS encoding Gfo/Idh/MocA family protein codes for the protein MIKHFQSIGLILLLIMSVGCKQKDVPKTNELMDTQESPSYYEGEPLKVAVIGLVHTHVHWILGREKLGDIEIVGIVEPNRELAERYGRQHGYSMDLVFDSMPALYEKVKPEAVLAFNSIYGHLEVVEFFAPKGVHVMVEKPLAVNWEHAQKMARLAKEHGVQLLTNYETSWYGSNEKAYSLVKKEEKIGPIQRMVFHHGHPGPIEIGCNEEFLEWLTDPVLNGGGALTDFGCYGANLATWFLEGQTPEKVTCTTRQYKPELYPKVEDDATIILDYKDVQVILQASWNWSHNRKDMEVYGKSGYVICKNGEDMEVLENEKDGPKNITASPLPMGVHDPFAYLAQVVNKNLPVDAFGVSSLENNLIVVQILEAAKHAAETGKTVVWKDFFTTATP
- a CDS encoding OsmC family protein → MATTNHISTKWLGNMAFESNNPSGLTLKIDASPEDGGDGAGLRPKALMLSGLAGCSGLDVASLIKKMKLEVDDFHIETIGSLTDEHPRYYDKVSIEYHFYGSNLNEAKLQRAVDLSLEKYCGVMEMFRRFAKMDIETVFHTR
- a CDS encoding carboxymuconolactone decarboxylase family protein, which translates into the protein MALVEPLDPNHDPETKELAEFFNETLGFCPNSVLTMQHRPAISKAFINLNKAVMANEGRVTSALKRMIAWVSSNATGCRYCQAHAIRAAERYGAKQEQLDNIWEYRTHEAFSDAERAALDFALAASQVPNTVNATIKRQLHKYWNDGEIVEMLGVISLFGYLNRWNDSMGTSIEDGAVESAEQYLGKYGWQKGKHDGSRY
- a CDS encoding DoxX family protein translates to MLKKILYWASTGILTLIMLFSAYNYFFNHQAIADFYVNMGYPTYLIYPLAIAKILGLAVIWGNFSKALKEWAYAGFFFNTVLAFFAHYMVNDGQHMGALIAFVAVMLSYFTGKEVRP
- the rsmI gene encoding 16S rRNA (cytidine(1402)-2'-O)-methyltransferase — encoded protein: MGKLYLVPTPIGNLEDMTFRAIKVLKEVDLILAEDTRTSGKLLQHYEILTPMQSHHMHNEHKTVNALVERMKSGEIFALVSDAGTPAISDPGFLLTRACIENDVEVECLPGATAFVPALVNSGLPNDRFVFEGFLPIKKGRQTRLMALKEETRTMVFYESPHKLLKTLTQFTEYFGENRPASVSRELTKLYEENIRGTLSGVLQHFTENPPKGELVIVVAGKK